The following are encoded in a window of Onthophagus taurus isolate NC chromosome 3, IU_Otau_3.0, whole genome shotgun sequence genomic DNA:
- the LOC139429473 gene encoding macrophage metalloelastase-like, whose translation MKVLLLILWMYMLRHITGLLTEHEVEIYNILDKYGYIRQDANAGTGKISVHKTENEMLRDGINNFQKYFNLPITGQANFDTLELLWTPRCGNVDLFENLSSKPITTRRWNLSTLRWNVYTSSYPGFTTVVERAFNVWSKYINVKFERTFAGANILIGFLSKNHTCIRNSTIYCRSSLDGKGRVLAHAYYPHIKKSKVEIHVDLDEDWDITNTTIEGKHNLFLVMVHEIGHALGLHHNVRLNSVMHPIYGNINIENFTLSREDIYNIQQLYGNSTESVTTTVNPTPTLNTTPPAYITHSLTSTSSTPTLSNLAHAEVCDVDNKFSGFLIYNKQIYVFYKQWVWLIDLKTKKPIWSKPVNIVDWIRPLRGVLKEDDDYVVSIGPNGQFIFIIRDTIYIIEIASITIRYKWKFSETDLGLNDQSKVRGVVTSNYGLTYIFFDDIYAIGVDESFYNRNKIITSVVDLFPGMPTKFNGVYKTPDGLLNFIVGDKIIRYDEYLKEVTDSLDKSLFILGISCPYKSLLDQLKYVLSAIISYKLPIPAEY comes from the coding sequence atgaagGTATTATTGTTGATTCTTTGGATGTATATGTTAAGACATATCACGGGGTTGCTAACCGAGCATGAAGtggaaatttataatattctaGATAAGTATGGTTATATCAGACAAGATGCTAATGCTGGTACTGGTAAAATAAGCGTGCATAAAACTGAGAATGAAATGTTGAGggatggtataaataatttccaaaaatattttaatctcCCAATCACAGGACAAGCAAATTTTGACACCTTGGAGTTACTTTGGACGCCTAGATGTGGTAATGTGGAtttattcgaaaatttaaGTTCCAAACCAATCACGACTCGAAGATGGAATCTATCAACACTTAGATGGAATGTATACACATCTTCATATCCCGGTTTTACAACCGTGGTGGAAAGAGCCTTTAACGTTTGGTCTAAATACATTAACGTAAAGTTTGAAAGGACGTTTGCGGGCGCTAATATTTTAATAGGTTTCCTATCGAAAAATCATACGTGTATACGAAATTCAACGATATATTGTCGGAGTTCTTTAGATGGTAAAGGGCGCGTGTTAGCTCACGCATACTATccacatattaaaaaatccaaaGTTGAAATTCATGTAGATTTAGATGAAGATTGGGATATAACCAATACCACAATAGAAggtaaacataacctatttCTAGTTATGGTGCATGAAATAGGGCACGCCTTAGGATTACATCATAATGTACGACTCAACTCGGTGATGCATCCGATTTATGGtaacataaatattgaaaatttcacgTTAAGTCGTGaagatatttataatatacaacaattataTGGAAATTCAACAGAAAGTGTAACCACCACTGTTAATCCAACACCTACGTTAAATACAACACCCCCCGCCTATATTACACATTCCCTAACATCTACATCTTCAACACCAACATTGTCGAATCTAGCACACGCGGAGGTATGTGATGTGGACAATAAGTTttcaggatttttaatttacaataaacaaatttatgtaTTCTATAAACAATGGGTTTGGTTAATCgatctaaaaacaaaaaaaccaATTTGGTCTAAACCTGTAAACATTGTGGATTGGATACGTCCTTTAAGAGGGGTTTTAAAAGAGGATGATGATTATGTAGTTTCGATAGGTCCTAACggtcaatttatatttatcataCGTGATACAATctatataattgaaattgctAGTATAACCATACGCTATAAATGGAAATTTTCAGAAACTGATTTAGGTTTAAATGATCAATCTAAGGTTAGAGGTGTTGTAACGAGTAATTATGGattaacatatatattttttgatgatatttATGCGATTGGGGTGGATGAGTCATTTTACAatagaaacaaaattattacatcAGTTGTCGATCTATTTCCTGGGATGCCAACGAAATTTAATGGAGTATACAAAACACCTGATGGTTTATTGAATTTCatcgttggagataaaattaTTCGTTATGATGAATATTTAAAGGAAGTTACAGATAGTTTagataaaagtttatttattttaggtaTATCTTGCCCCTATAAATCTCTATTAGATCAACTTAAATATGTATTATCTGCGATCATTTCATACAAACTACCAATTCCCgctgaatattaa
- the LOC139429266 gene encoding uncharacterized protein isoform X2: MNNNNNNANEYAAIPWDLIRGICELHHPNPIMIVTTNGGLEDSLVQGGRIVYSYVTPTDFLIISESEVVPSHFFILFGGVILPPPPLIPLDMVDLTGEEELIDLTTGAGGGVGAVNSVVIEIDITTDNDSAPEE, from the exons ATgaacaataacaataacaacgCAAATGAATATGCGGCAATCCCCTGGGATCTAATCCGGGGGATTTGTGAATTACATCATCCAAAT cccATTATGATTGTAACAACTAATGGCGGTTTGGAGGACTCGCTCGTGCAGGGGGGGCGCATAGTTTATAGCTATGTGACCCCCacagattttttaataatttctgagagcGAGGTCGTGCcatctcatttttttatactct tcGGAGGAGTAATTTTACCACCGCCACCGCTTATCCCATTAGATATGGTCGATTTAACCGGTGaag agGAATTGATCGATCTAACGACGGGTGCCGGTGGTGGTGTAGGCGCTGTTAATTCTGTGGTAATAGAAATAGACATTACCACAGATAACGATTCAGCG ccGGAAGAGTAA
- the LOC139429472 gene encoding uncharacterized protein, producing the protein MSTKKLNIYREPITDNSIAREEVHSYHPSTNSFENNDVFIIELNQEDVLFSFFESYLRIEGNFTKTLGDPANDVIQLTHNLPTFLFEYIAFEHNGTEIERVREPGLTSLIRTLLQLNDVECKTLEIAGLKWPPEGDLPTVDANNNFMFQIPLSHIFGLFRDYNHIMRGRFKFRFVRSRTDSNCYKATSNVKAKPSSAKFAIKTVTLLAKHVYPSPTIKMKLLDGLNKNSNILVPFRKWSFYELPSMRKGNKEIWSVTSTSNRGRPQYVIVGFQTKRKDHVASDCTFFDHLNIVDLKVYLNSYCYPFESMNLNFAKENYVELYKMYTEFQPYIWESSRKQPLMDFKSFKERSLFVVDTTKNNDEEAAPSTSCEVRIEIQSDMDFPPDTKAYCLLIQESMYAYKPLSGEVSIIIN; encoded by the coding sequence atgtcaacaaaaaaattaaatatataccgCGAACCTATCACGGATAATTCCATAGCTAGAGAGGAAGTGCATAGCTATCATCCATCTACAAATTCTTTTGAAAACAatgatgtatttatcatcGAGTTGAACCAAGAAGACGTcctattttcattttttgaaagcTATCTACGCATCGAAggtaattttacaaaaactttaGGTGATCCTGCTAATGATGTTATTCAATTAACACATAACCTACCAACTTTTCTATTTGAATACATCGCATTTGAGCATAATGGAACGGAAATTGAGCGGGTTCGAGAGCCAGGTTTAACATCACTCATTCGAACTCTACTCCAATTAAACGATGTGGAGTGTAAAACTTTAGAAATCGCTGGTTTAAAATGGCCGCCTGAAGGAGATCTACCAACGGTGGATGCAAACAACAATTTCATGTTTCAAATACCACTTAGTCATATATTCGGTCTATTCCGAGATTATAATCACATTATGCGAGGACGTTTTAAATTCAGATTTGTTAGAAGTCGGACGGACTCTAATTGCTACAAAGCCACATCAAACGTCAAAGCAAAACCTAGTAGTGCAAAGTTTGCTATAAAAACGGTTACATTGTTAGCAAAACATGTCTATCCTAGCCCAACGATAAAAATGAAGCTTTTAgatggtttaaataaaaattcaaatattctaGTACCATTTCGTAAATGGTCCTTTTACGAGCTACCATCAATGCGAAAAGGTAATAAGGAGATATGGTCGGTCACATCAACGTCCAACAGGGGTCGACCTCAATACGTTATAGTTGGGTTTCAAACTAAGAGAAAAGATCACGTCGCTTCCGACTGCACTTTCTTCGATCACTTAAACATCGTTGATCTTAAAGTATATCTTAACTCATACTGTTATCCGTTCGAATCTATGAATTTAAACTTCGCAAAGGAAAATTATGTggaattatataaaatgtacaCCGAGTTTCAACCCTACATTTGGGAATCTTCGCGAAAACAGCCGCTTATGGATTTCAAAAGCTTTAAAGAGAGATCGTTGTTTGTTGTTGatactacaaaaaataatgatgaagAAGCAGCGCCATCTACTTCATGTGAAGTACGTATTGAAATTCAAAGCGATATGGATTTTCCGCCTGATACGAAGGCTTACTGTCTCTTGATACAAGAATCCATGTATGCATATAAACCTTTAAGTGGGGAGGTATCtatcattataaattaa
- the LOC139429266 gene encoding uncharacterized protein isoform X1, translating to MNNNNNNANEYAAIPWDLIRGICELHHPNPIMIVTTNGGLEDSLVQGGRIVYSYVTPTDFLIISESEVVPSHFFILFGGVILPPPPLIPLDMVDLTGEEELIDLTTGAGGGVGAVNSVVIEIDITTDNDSAVIDIFLFYIQLAFILLFHFIYSRKSNFCCRLSH from the exons ATgaacaataacaataacaacgCAAATGAATATGCGGCAATCCCCTGGGATCTAATCCGGGGGATTTGTGAATTACATCATCCAAAT cccATTATGATTGTAACAACTAATGGCGGTTTGGAGGACTCGCTCGTGCAGGGGGGGCGCATAGTTTATAGCTATGTGACCCCCacagattttttaataatttctgagagcGAGGTCGTGCcatctcatttttttatactct tcGGAGGAGTAATTTTACCACCGCCACCGCTTATCCCATTAGATATGGTCGATTTAACCGGTGaag agGAATTGATCGATCTAACGACGGGTGCCGGTGGTGGTGTAGGCGCTGTTAATTCTGTGGTAATAGAAATAGACATTACCACAGATAACGATTCAGCGgtaattgatatatttttattttatattcagttggcttttatacttttatttcattttatttatagccGGAAGAGTAATTTTTGCTGCCGCTTATCCCATTAG
- the LOC139429265 gene encoding uncharacterized protein: protein MLYNAHYATKYETHPTSTIYLLETLKYHHFNVMFIRDNSIISSPTTLGGGGGFNTLINKLPIELHVPGYQFCGPGTKLKKRLARGDTGINPLDRACREHDIAYSNSNTLDRRHEADKRLEENAWERVKAKDSTFGEKASAWMVTNVMKAKRKLGLGHKRRSRRQTKPKPPSTGVLKRKISKKKKRCEKENIIRGVEKGGALKYKSNKPLAFKRTLVNRIVKDLPKSTDNLREAAQLALKSARIAVKTVGGRKKIKIPRAIPLPIKRGGILPILPAIFAGLSALGALSGGTAGVYRAIKSGQEAKEKLEEAERHNKQMEAIAIGKSGNGLYIKKYKKGLGLYLSKKKKQKNL, encoded by the coding sequence ATGCTTTACAATGCGCATTATGCTACTAAATATGAAACACACCCCACATCAACTATATATTTgttggaaactttaaaataccaCCATTTCAATGTGATGTTCATACGTGATAACAGCATCATATCATCACCTACAACGTTAGGAGGAGGAGGTGGTTTTAATACGCTTATCAACAAACTACCAATCGAGTTACACGTTCCAGGCTATCAATTTTGTGGACCGGgcacaaaattaaagaagCGTCTAGCACGTGGGGATACTGGTATTAACCCGCTAGATCGTGCTTGTAGAGAACACGATATAGCGTATTCTAATAGTAATACTTTAGATCGACGTCACGAAGCCGATAAGCGTTTGGAGGAAAACGCTTGGGAAAGAGTTAAGGCTAAAGACTCAACGTTTGGTGAAAAGGCATCAGCTTGGATGGTTACAAACGTTATGAAAGCAAAACGAAAATTAGGCCTCGGCCATAAAAGGCGGAGTCGTCGTCAAACTAAACCAAAACCGCCGTCAACGGGCgtcttaaaaagaaaaatttcgaagaaaaaaaaacgatgtgaaaaagaaaatataattcgAGGAGTAGAAAAAGGAGGagctttaaaatataaatctaaTAAACCGCTAGCATTTAAACGCACGCTTGTAAACCGCATAGTTAAAGATCTACCAAAATCTACTGATAATTTACGGGAAGCAGCTCAATTAGCGCTAAAGAGCGCTCGTATAGCCGTGAAAACTGTTGGTGgtaggaaaaaaataaaaatccctCGAGCAATACCGTTACCGATTAAAAGGGGAGGTATTCTTCCAATTTTACCTGCCATATTTGCTGGGCTTTCAGCCCTCGGAGCATTATCCGGTGGTACGGCAGGAGTGTATCGGGCTATAAAGAGTGGGCAGGAGGCTAAAGAGAAATTAGAAGAGGCTGAACGGCATAATAAACAGATGGAAGCTATCGCAATAGGTAAATCGGGTAATGGTCTCTACatcaagaaatataaaaaaggattgggtttatatttaagtaaaaaaaagaaacaaaaaaacttgtaG
- the LOC139429474 gene encoding uncharacterized protein, which yields MFSCEFCNQVFTLKKNLLRHLQNVNHGLMDVGPTPSTSAVDVPGPIPSTSAADVVDVAATTSSSSKFKECGICAKMFPSISTLRAHLCAEHVSPVDGENDVEMIATCFKNRIAVYRVKGATRDDDIPSYLKKCGNVVFRLIMDSIGKFNSIKVQIELLAFFIKSDPDENGDDNLEGVLVSEKNFNSKFKVITPTTELDAVYNDMTRDILNQSEEFQERGSGWAFLAISNLLLNINKYEPLSGSSYIRLPEQIAKKHACINIKNYDDDACLAWCLTAALYPTDFTQDRISSYPHYSTVLNLNGIMFPVHLKDLVKIELMNNLSINVYELVVDNYGGCTVEGPIYFTKRRRDIHINLLYLFKNGIGHFVLIKNLSRLISSRLSNHEHANYICDGCLLRFPSVNKLQVHQLNDCNHKMTIIPSKDVKPTPNFFGQLTPQNILEFNNYKFTQMCPFVIYADFEALLLPIQHCEPNSTQSFTEKIEMHLPYSFAYYIVSTVDDSYNKFETYTGPDASQVFITKLLNDTKFIYSEYFKTVKPMLPLTTEEQHNFDIAQFCFICQNPFTIDQTKVRDHCHISGRYRGPAHTNCNLNYKLQHFVPVFFHNFSGYDCHLFIKEIAKLGDGLDVLPNNKERYISFSKRVLVDRVEKENNQFEDVFMKLKFLDSFRFMASSLDSLVSTLDNCDFKNVRKFFPHNNQFKLLTKKGIFPYNYMNSFDKLNDTVLPCKDAFFNKLTLEAITDEQYLHAQTVWETFMCQTLKDYSDLYLKSDVLLLADVFEKFRQVCFRTYGLDPANYYTAPSLSWDSMLKFTKIKLELLTDIDQVHFIKKGIRGGISQCSLRHARANNKFMEHFDTNLPSNFLMYWDANNLYGWAMSQPMPVGEFTWLNENQIRNFNFNDVSDCSDFGYILDVDVEYPKNLHDLHNDLPFLPENIIPPNGKCESDRRLIPNLLSKKNYIIHYRNLKQAVAHGLKVSSVNRVLSFKQSAWLKSYINKNTELRQMANNSFEKDFFKLMNNSVFGKTMENVDKRVDVKLVTSWDDVHTGGRGRPRLGARSLISKLNFKSIKIFTKTFSAIEMERLHVIYDKPLYIGFTVLELSKLLMYDFYYAYLKPKYGEDIRLCYMDTDSFTVQIYTDDIYNEVKLNLDKFDTSNYSPDNQFNIPLQNKAVLGLMKDENCGNIMLEFVGLRSKVYANRVSGERITKKSKGVRKAIVKRKITFENYLDCLSTKSVLFKKQLIFRSFNHDIFTVLQNKLVLSPYDSKRWIDSDYINTLAWGHHNIINNR from the coding sequence ATGTTTTCATGCGAATTCTGTAATCAAGTATTcactttaaagaaaaatcttttacgCCATTTGCAAAATGTAAATCATGGTTTGATGGATGTGGGACCTACACCTTCAACATCCGCTGTGGATGTTCCTGGACCTATACCTTCAACATCCGCTGCCGATGTCGTTGATGTTGCGGCTACAACCTCTTCAAGCTCTAAGTTTAAGGAATGTGGAATCTGCGCTAAAATGTTCCCATCAATTTCAACACTTCGAGCGCATCTTTGCGCTGAACATGTATCTCCGGTTGATGGTGAAAACGATGTGGAAATGATAGCTACATGTTTTAAAAACCGCATCGCCGTTTATAGAGTGAAAGGTGCAACGCGCGATGATGACATACCATCATACTTAAAGAAATGTGGTAATGTTGTATTTAGATTAATTATGGATAGTATaggtaaatttaattctattaaaGTTCAAATTGAACTATTagcatttttcattaaatccgATCCAGATGAAAACGGTGATGATAACTTAGAGGGTGTGCTTGTttcggaaaaaaattttaattcaaaatttaaagttattacaCCTACTACGGAGTTGGATGCGGTGTACAATGACATGACTcgtgatattttaaatcagaGTGAGGAGTTTCAGGAGCGTGGATCTGGTTGGGCTTTCTTAGCTATATCCAACCTTCTgcttaatatcaataaatatgaGCCGCTGTCTGGGTCATCATACATCCGACTTCCAGAGCAAATCGCTAAAAAACATGCATgtatcaatattaaaaactatgaTGATGATGCATGTTTAGCGTGGTGTTTGACAGCGGCCCTCTATCCCACCGATTTTACTCAGGATCGGATTTCTAGCTATCCACATTATAGCACAGTACTTAATTTAAATGGTATAATGTTCCCAGTTCATTTAAAGGACTTagttaaaatagaattaatgaataatttaagtattaatgTTTATGAATTAGTTGTAGATAATTATGGTGGATGCACGGTGGAaggaccaatttattttactaaacGACGTCGGGATATACATATTAATCtcctatatttatttaaaaacggtATAGGTcatttcgttttaataaaaaacctaTCACGACTTATTTCTAGTCGGCTTTCAAACCACGAACATGCGAATTACATATGTGATGGTTGTTTATTACGATTTCCATCCGTTAATAAGCTGCAGGTACATCAACTTAATGATTGTAACCATAAAATGACCATCATACCATCGAAAGATGTAAAACCAAcaccaaatttttttggaCAATTAACCccgcaaaatattttagaattcaataactataaattCACTCAAATGTGCCCGTTTGTGATTTATGCGGATTTTGAGGCTCTTTTACTACCGATCCAGCATTGTGAACCCAATTCAACCCAATCTTTCACCGAAAAAATTGAGATGCATTTACCCTATAGTTTCGCATATTACATAGTATCCACAGTGGATGatagttataataaatttgaaacttaCACGGGTCCTGATGCATCACAagtttttatcacaaaattacTTAACGATACTAAATTTATCTATAGCGAATACTTTAAAACCGTAAAACCTATGCTACCTTTAACGACTGAAGAGCAACATAATTTCGATATTGCacaattttgtttcatttgtCAAAATCCTTTCACAATAGACCAAACTAAGGTGCGGGATCACTGTCACATAAGTGGCAGATATCGCGGGCCGGCTCATACAAACTGTAATCTAAATTATAAACTTCAACATTTCGTTCCAGtatttttccataattttaGCGGTTATGATTGCCatttatttatcaaagaaatagcTAAACTTGGTGATGGGCTTGATGTATTACCTAACAATAAAGAGAGATACATCAGTTTTAGTAAAAGGGTGCTTGTTGATAGAGttgaaaaggaaaataatcagtttgaagatgtttttatgaaactaaaatttcTGGATTCGTTTAGATTTATGGCATCTTCATTAGATTCTTTAGTCAGCACTCTCGATAattgtgattttaaaaatgtgcgTAAATTTTTCCCACACAacaatcaatttaaattattaactaaaaaagGAATATTTCCATATAATTACATGAACTCTTTTGATAAACTTAATGATACAGTTCTACCCTGTAAAGATGCGTTTTTCAATAAACTCACTTTAGAAGCTATAACCGATGAACAATATTTACACGCGCAAACTGTGTGGGAAACATTTATGTGTCAAACTCTAAAAGACTATTCGGATCTATATCTAAAGTCGGATGTTCTTTTACTTGCTgatgttttcgaaaaatttcgGCAAGTTTGTTTTAGAACATACGGTTTGGATCCTGCGAATTATTATACCGCTCCTAGTCTTTCGTGGGATtcaatgttgaaatttacaaaaattaaattggaattACTAACGGATATAGATCAAGttcactttattaaaaaaggtaTTCGTGGTGGTATTTCTCAATGTTCATTACGTCATGCCAgagctaataataaatttatggaacatTTTGATACTAATTTAccctcaaattttttaatgtattgggaTGCCAACAATTTGTATGGGTGGGCGATGTCGCAACCTATGCCTGTTGGTGAGTTCACGTGGTTAAATGAAAACCAAATtcgaaatttcaattttaatgatgTATCCGATTGCTCTGATTTTGGCTATATTTTAGATGTGGATGTTGAATACCCTAAAAATTTACACGATCTACATAACGATCTACCTTTTCTACCTGAAAACATAATCCCACCTAATGGTAAATGTGAAAGTGATAGACGTTTAATCCCGAATTTATTAAgcaagaaaaattatattatacatTATAGAAACTTAAAGCAAGCTGTCGCTCATGGCCTTAAAGTTAGTAGTGTGAATAGAGTTTTATCGTTTAAGCAGTCGGCTTGGTTAAAGTCTtacattaacaaaaatacaGAATTACGTCAGATGGCAAACAATTCATTTgagaaagatttttttaaattgatgaatAATTCTGTATTCGGGAAAACAATGGAGAACGTTGATAAGCGAGTTGATGTAAAATTAGTCACTAGCTGGGATGATGTTCATACAGGTGGTCGTGGTCGACCACGACTTGGAGCGCGTagtttaatttcaaagttaaattttaaaagtataaaaattttcactaAAACGTTTTCAGCTATTGAGATGGAGCGGCTTCACGTAATTTACGATAAACCTCTATACATAGGTTTTACCGTTTTAGagctatcaaaattattaatgtatgaTTTCTACTACGCTTATTTAAAGCCGAAATATGGTGAAGATATTCGGTTATGCTATATGGATACAGATAGCTTCACCGTTCAAATTTATACAGATGACATTTATAATGAggttaaattgaatttagataaatttgacaCATCGAATTATAGTCCAGATAACCAGTTTAACATCCCGCTCCAAAATAAAGCTGTTTTAGGACTCATGAAAGATGAGAATTGTGGTAATATAATGCTGGAATTCGTTGGTTTAAGGTCAAAGGTGTATGCGAATCGTGTTTCAGGTGAacgtattacaaaaaaatcgaaaggGGTTAGAAAGGCTATTGTTAAACGTAAAAtcacttttgaaaattatttagattgttTGAGTACGAAatcggttttatttaaaaaacagcTCATCTTCAGAAGTTTCAATCATGACATTTTTACCGTTTTACAGAATAAATTGGTCCTATCACCTTATGACTCTAAGCGATGGATTGATTCTGATTATATTAATACATTAGCTTGGGGTCACcacaatattattaataatagataa
- the LOC139429471 gene encoding uncharacterized protein, with translation MASSLDSLVSTLDNCDFKNVRKFFPHNNQFKLLTKKGIFPYNYMNSFDKLNDTVLPCKDAFFNKLTLEAITDEQYLHAQTVWETFMCQTLKDYSDLYLKSDVLLLADVFEKFRQVCFRTYGLDPANYYTAPSLSWDSMLKFTKIKLELLTDIDQVHFIKKGIRGGISQCSLRHARANNKFMEHFDTNLPSNFLMYWDANNLYGWAMSQPMPVGEFTWLNENQIRNFNFNDVSDCSDFGYILDVDVEYPKNLHDLHNDLPFLPENIIPPNGKCESDRRLIPNLLSKKNYIIHYRNLKQAVAHGLKVSSVNRVLSFKQSAWLKSYINKNTELRQMANNSFEKDFFKLMNNSVFGKTMENVDKRVDVKLVTSWDDVHTGGRGRPRLGARSLISKLNFKSIKIFTKTFSAIEMERLHVIYDKPLYIGFTVLELSKLLMYDFYYAYLKPKYGEDIRLCYMDTDSFTVQIYTDDIYNEVKLNLDKFDTSNYSPDNQFNIPLQNKAVLGLMKDENCGNILLEFVGLRSKVYANRVSGERITKKSKGVRKAIVKRKITFENYLDCLSTKSVLFKKQLIFRSFNHDIFTVLQNKLVLSPYDSKRWIDSDYINTLAWGHHNIINNR, from the coding sequence ATGGCATCTTCATTAGATTCTTTAGTCAGCACTCTCGATAattgtgattttaaaaatgtgcgTAAATTTTTCCCACACAacaatcaatttaaattattaactaaaaaagGAATATTTCCATATAATTACATGAACTCTTTTGATAAACTTAATGATACAGTTCTACCCTGTAAAGATGCGTTTTTCAATAAACTCACTTTAGAAGCTATAACCGATGAACAATATTTACACGCGCAAACTGTGTGGGAAACATTTATGTGTCAAACTCTAAAAGACTATTCGGATCTATATCTAAAGTCGGATGTTCTTTTACTTGCTgatgttttcgaaaaatttcgGCAAGTTTGTTTTAGAACATACGGTTTGGATCCTGCGAATTATTATACCGCTCCTAGTCTTTCGTGGGATtcaatgttgaaatttacaaaaattaaattggaattACTAACGGATATAGATCAAGttcactttattaaaaaaggtaTTCGTGGTGGTATTTCTCAATGTTCATTACGTCATGCCAgagctaataataaatttatggaacatTTTGATACTAATTTAccctcaaattttttaatgtattgggaTGCCAACAATTTGTATGGGTGGGCGATGTCGCAACCTATGCCTGTTGGTGAGTTCACGTGGTTAAATGAAAACCAAATtcgaaatttcaattttaatgatgTATCCGATTGCTCTGATTTTGGCTATATTTTAGATGTGGATGTTGAATACCCTAAAAATTTACACGATCTACATAACGATCTACCTTTTCTACCTGAAAACATAATCCCACCTAATGGTAAATGTGAAAGTGATAGACGTTTAATCCCGAATTTATTAAgcaagaaaaattatattatacatTATAGAAACTTAAAGCAAGCTGTCGCTCATGGCCTTAAAGTTAGTAGTGTGAATAGAGTTTTATCGTTTAAGCAGTCGGCTTGGTTAAAGTCTtacattaacaaaaatacaGAATTACGTCAGATGGCAAACAATTCATTTgagaaagatttttttaaattgatgaatAATTCTGTATTCGGGAAAACAATGGAGAACGTTGATAAGCGAGTTGATGTAAAATTAGTCACTAGCTGGGATGATGTTCATACAGGTGGTCGTGGTCGACCACGACTTGGAGCGCGTagtttaatttcaaagttaaattttaaaagtataaaaattttcactaAAACGTTTTCAGCTATTGAGATGGAGCGGCTTCACGTAATTTACGATAAACCTCTATACATAGGTTTTACCGTTTTAGagctatcaaaattattaatgtatgaTTTCTACTACGCTTATTTAAAGCCGAAATATGGTGAAGATATTCGGTTATGCTATATGGATACAGATAGCTTCACCGTTCAAATTTATACAGATGACATTTATAATGAggttaaattgaatttagataaatttgacaCATCGAATTATAGTCCAGATAACCAGTTTAACATCCCGCTCCAAAATAAAGCTGTTTTAGGACTCATGAAAGATGAGAATTGTGGTAATATATTGCTGGAATTCGTTGGTTTAAGGTCAAAGGTGTATGCGAATCGTGTTTCAGGTGAacgtattacaaaaaaatcgaaaggGGTTAGAAAGGCTATTGTTAAACGTAAAAtcacttttgaaaattatttagattgttTGAGTACGAAatcggttttatttaaaaaacagcTCATCTTCAGAAGTTTCAATCATGACATTTTTACCGTTTTACAGAATAAATTGGTCCTATCACCTTATGACTCTAAGCGATGGATTGATTCTGATTATATTAATACATTAGCTTGGGGTCACcacaatattattaataatagataa